In Rhea pennata isolate bPtePen1 chromosome 20, bPtePen1.pri, whole genome shotgun sequence, a single window of DNA contains:
- the NUFIP2 gene encoding FMR1-interacting protein NUFIP2 → MEEQPQRHSHYCCYSHHQHHPHHPQSAYLPPPDGRAQPKPPLRHDHKLGGPQHPEAPKRRAGYGELNGNAGEREISLKGLCSDETTNPGSRVPNGSQQLVDTNVTPKQTVKASALGKAGIKTKNFIQKNSMDKKNEKSYENKLRESQPSDKPEGVSIPNGVVTNNSSYITNGYIGKGADNDGSGSESGYTTPKKRKGRRNSAKGCENLNLVQDKIMQQEVNAPTLKQELEGFKPDYSEQKGTRIENTKPIWKYEAGAGGAGRGKPGLGDVQRKNSDAKPGISSKKFDDRPKGKHASSAASKEDSWTLFKPPPVFPVDNSSAKIVPKISYASKVKENLNKAAQTPSTSSSLSSSSAGETQAQTSTRLSQVPMSAMKSVTSASFSNGPILAGTDGSVYSPGTQPLLTTAASTVTSTSSESVPQDISTTSTALEQKKSSLFIYPSNMQTVRLGTAQVDFPSQTNQQNLGDIFQNQWGLSFINEPSAGHETVVGKPADNQLMEVTFQGEYPAALVSQCAEIIPSGTEQPVFPKAYELDKRTSPQILSAILKPGTAIEGGVLALESHHTGDLQKADASSQGALVFLSKDYEIENPLASPTNNLLASAKEQRYQRGLERKDSWGSFDLRAAIIYHTKEMESVWNLQKQDPKRIITYDEAMDRPDQ, encoded by the exons ATGgaggagcagccccagcgccacAGCCACTACTGCTGCtacagccaccaccagcaccacccgCACCACCCGCAGAGCGCCTACCTGCCGCCGCCCGACGGCCGAGCGCAGCCCAAGCCGCCGCTCCGCCACGACCACAAGCTCGGCGGCCCGCAGCACCCGGAGGCGCCCAAGCGCAGAGCAG GCTACGGAGAGCTAAATGGTaatgcaggagaaagagaaatatcaTTAAAGGGCCTGTGCTCTGATGAAACAACCAACCCAGGATCCAGGGTACCAAATGGCAGCCAGCAACTTGTAGACACTAATGTGACCCCAAAGCAGACTGTTAAGGCCAGTGCTTTGGGGAAAGCTGGAATCAAAACCAAGAacttcattcagaaaaatagcatggacaaaaagaatgagaagtCCTACGAAAATAAACTTAGAGAAAGTCAGCCCTCTGACAAGCCAGAGGGAGTATCTATTCCAAATGGTGTGGTAACCAATAATTCTAGTTATATCACTAATGGCTACATAGGCAAAGGGGCAGATAATGATGGTAGTGGCTCCGAGAGTGGATATACTACGCCTAAAAAACGGAAAGGCAGGCGCAACAGTGCCAAGGGTTGTGAGAACTTAAATCTAGTACAGGACAAAATAATGCAACAGGAGGTCAATGCCCCAACCTTAAAACAGGAACTTGAGGGTTTCAAGCCTGATTACAGTGAACAAAAGGGGACCCGAATTGAAAATACTAAGCCTATTTGGAAATACGAGGCTGGGGCTGGTGGAGCAGGCCGGGGAAAGCCTGGGCTTGGGGATGTACAGCGAAAAAATTCTGATGCCAAACCTGGAATTAGCAGCAAGAAGTTTGATGACCGGCCCAAAGGGAAGCACGCATCGTCAGCTGCATCTAAAGAGGACTCATGGACCTTATTTAAACCACCCCCAGTTTTTCCAGTGGACAATAGCAGTGCTAAAATTGTTCCTAAAATAAGTTATGCAAGTAAAGTTAAAGAAAACCTCAACAAAGCAGCTCAAACCCCATCCACATCTTCGTCATTGTCTTCGTCGTCTGCTGGGGAAACTCAGGCCCAAACATCAACTCGACTCTCCCAAGTCCCTATGTCTGCTATGAAATCTGTTACTTCTGCTAGCTTTTCAAATGGGCCAATTTTAGCAGGGACTGATGGAAGTGTATATTCTCCAGGGACCCAGCCACTGCTCACAACTGCTGCTAGTACTGTAACATCAACCTCTTCTGAGTCAGTACCCCAGGACATAAGTACAACTTCAACAGCTCTTGAACAAAAGAAATCTAGCCTTTTTATCTACCCTTCAAATATGCAAACTGTGCGTCTGGGTACAGCACAAGTCGATTTCCCATCGCAGACAAATCAGCAGAACCTGGGAGATATCTTCCAGAATCAGTGGGGCTTGTCATTCATAAATGAGCCCAGTGCTGGCCATGAAACTGTTGTGGGGAAACCTGCAGATAATCAGTTAATGGAAGTGACATTTCAAGGGGAATATCCTGCCGCTTTGGTTTCACAGTGTGCTGAAATCATTCCCTCAGGAACTGAACAACCTGTGTTCCCTAAGGCTTATGAGCTGGATAAACGGACTAGCCCTCAAATTCTTAGTGCTATTCTTAAGCCTGGGACTGCTATTGAGGGTGGTGTCTTAGCTTTGGAGTCGCATCACACAGGTGACCTACAAAAGGCAGATGCCAGTAGCCAAGGTGCTTTagtgtttctttcaaaagactATGAAATAGAGAATCCTCTGGCCTCCCCTACGAACAATTTGTTAGCCTCCGCCAAAGAACAGAGGTACCAGAGAGGCCTAGAAAGGAAAGATAGCTGGGGTTCTTTTGACCTGAGGGCTGCTATTATATATCACACTAAAG